A single region of the Pararhodospirillum photometricum DSM 122 genome encodes:
- the rpsQ gene encoding 30S ribosomal protein S17: MPKRILQGVVVSDKMDKTIVVKVERRFKHPIYKKFIKRSKKFSAHDENNQFKTGDIVRIRECAPISRTKTWEVILDNAE; the protein is encoded by the coding sequence ATGCCGAAGCGCATTTTGCAAGGGGTTGTGGTCAGCGACAAGATGGACAAGACCATTGTGGTCAAGGTCGAACGTCGCTTCAAGCATCCCATTTACAAGAAGTTCATCAAGCGTTCGAAGAAGTTCTCGGCGCATGATGAAAATAACCAGTTCAAGACCGGGGATATCGTGCGCATTCGCGAATGCGCTCCGATTTCCCGGACCAAGACCTGGGAAGTCATCCTGGATAACGCGGAATAG
- the rplN gene encoding 50S ribosomal protein L14, with protein sequence MIQMQTRLDVADNSGARQVQCIKVLGGSKRMIAEVGDVIVVSVKDAIPRGRVKKGDVHRAVIVRTAKEIRRPDGSAIRFDRNAAVLLNKQNEPIGTRIFGPVVRELRAKKFMKIISLAPEVL encoded by the coding sequence ATGATCCAGATGCAGACGCGGCTCGACGTCGCCGATAATTCGGGCGCCCGCCAGGTGCAGTGCATCAAGGTGCTGGGCGGCTCGAAGCGGATGATCGCCGAAGTCGGCGACGTGATCGTCGTGTCCGTCAAGGACGCGATTCCCCGGGGGCGCGTGAAGAAGGGCGACGTCCACCGTGCGGTGATTGTGCGCACGGCCAAGGAAATTCGTCGCCCGGACGGGTCGGCCATCCGGTTTGATCGCAACGCCGCCGTCCTGCTGAACAAGCAGAACGAGCCCATCGGTACGCGCATCTTTGGACCGGTGGTGCGCGAACTGCGCGCCAAGAAGTTCATGAAGATCATCTCGCTGGCTCCGGAGGTGCTGTAA
- the rplX gene encoding 50S ribosomal protein L24, translating to MSAAKIKKGDRVVVLTGRDKGRKGVVLRAIPKESRVVVQGVNVVKRHQRPTAGAAGGIVEMEAPIHVSNVAHEDPKDGAPTRVGFKVLEDGRKVRFAKRSGEVIDK from the coding sequence ATGTCCGCTGCCAAGATTAAGAAGGGCGACCGGGTTGTCGTCCTGACGGGGCGTGACAAAGGCCGCAAGGGTGTCGTGCTGCGCGCGATCCCCAAGGAGAGCCGGGTCGTGGTCCAGGGCGTCAACGTGGTCAAGCGGCATCAGCGTCCCACCGCCGGCGCCGCCGGGGGCATCGTCGAGATGGAGGCCCCGATCCACGTGTCGAACGTTGCGCACGAGGATCCCAAGGATGGAGCCCCGACTCGCGTCGGGTTCAAGGTTCTTGAAGACGGTCGCAAGGTGCGCTTTGCCAAGCGCTCCGGTGAAGTGATCGACAAGTGA